Proteins encoded by one window of Nocardia goodfellowii:
- a CDS encoding DUF6924 domain-containing protein, producing the protein MARTLPEGESLLVRTDFSDDAAWAQTLAAVIASYDEDAMSELTPVDDVNFDGLTLADLGELVDGQTYLFLADTTTMTDPEHPLLAVDTSDEDARGEDAPVFRIAPIAMAEVEVNLFLANMDFEDYAGGVGEDGVFRGFEDQ; encoded by the coding sequence ATGGCACGAACTCTGCCCGAGGGCGAATCGCTTCTGGTGCGTACGGATTTCAGCGACGATGCGGCGTGGGCCCAAACCCTCGCGGCGGTCATCGCCTCCTACGACGAAGACGCGATGTCCGAGCTGACACCGGTCGACGACGTGAACTTCGACGGGCTCACCCTCGCCGACCTGGGTGAGTTGGTCGACGGCCAGACCTACCTGTTCCTGGCCGACACCACCACGATGACCGACCCCGAACACCCCCTGCTGGCGGTCGACACGAGCGACGAGGACGCCCGAGGGGAGGACGCCCCGGTGTTCCGGATCGCGCCGATCGCCATGGCCGAGGTCGAGGTCAACCTCTTTCTGGCCAACATGGACTTCGAGGACTACGCCGGCGGAGTCGGCGAGGATGGTGTCTTTCGCGGTTTCGAGGACCAGTAG
- a CDS encoding TetR/AcrR family transcriptional regulator C-terminal domain-containing protein translates to MAESNDLPSQRIAAALRQRIRSGQLKPGDRVPSTRQLVRDWGVAMATASRALSILRDEGLVTTRTGSGTVVSTAHGSHRPPLTRSRVLAVAVRIADREGLEAVSMRQLAGVLKVSPMSLYRHVAGRDELEVMMVRAIFKSSPLPDPMPAGWRARLETVYRLQWRLYRAHPWLAELTLVTRPPLAPEAMLHTEWTLEALAELRLDLPTRVRTALALPALVHGLALAALHEIRAERQSRLRNAEWWATIEADATELLHNANFPRLTELGALPTETFGLTGLDETFELALQHYLDGLAAGQHPVRN, encoded by the coding sequence GTGGCCGAATCGAATGACTTGCCATCGCAGCGAATCGCGGCGGCGTTGCGGCAGCGAATCCGCAGCGGACAGCTCAAACCCGGTGATCGAGTTCCGTCCACCCGCCAGCTTGTCCGGGACTGGGGGGTGGCCATGGCGACCGCGAGCCGCGCCCTGTCGATACTTCGAGACGAGGGCTTGGTGACCACTCGGACCGGATCGGGGACGGTGGTCAGCACCGCCCACGGGTCCCACCGCCCGCCCCTGACTCGAAGCCGCGTCCTCGCCGTGGCCGTGCGGATCGCCGATCGCGAAGGACTGGAAGCGGTGTCGATGCGCCAACTCGCCGGTGTGTTGAAAGTGTCTCCGATGTCGCTGTACCGGCATGTCGCGGGGCGCGACGAGTTGGAGGTAATGATGGTTCGCGCCATTTTCAAGTCCAGTCCGCTGCCCGACCCGATGCCCGCGGGATGGCGTGCGCGACTCGAAACGGTCTATCGATTGCAGTGGCGGCTGTACCGAGCCCATCCCTGGCTGGCGGAATTGACCTTGGTGACCCGGCCCCCGCTCGCCCCGGAAGCGATGTTGCACACCGAGTGGACTCTCGAAGCGCTCGCTGAACTGCGACTCGACCTGCCGACACGCGTTCGCACCGCGCTGGCCCTACCGGCCCTGGTCCATGGCCTCGCACTCGCGGCCCTGCACGAGATACGCGCCGAGCGTCAGAGCCGTCTGCGAAATGCGGAGTGGTGGGCCACCATCGAGGCCGATGCCACCGAACTGCTGCACAACGCCAACTTCCCCCGGCTCACCGAACTGGGCGCCTTGCCCACCGAAACGTTCGGCCTCACCGGGTTGGATGAGACCTTCGAACTAGCGCTCCAGCACTACCTGGACGGACTCGCCGCCGGTCAGCACCCGGTGCGGAACTAG
- a CDS encoding amidohydrolase family protein gives MTGSEIHAYVGATVIDATGAPPRPDQTVVVIDRVITTVGPAAQVPIPVEALVHDLRGKYLIPGLTDMHVHSESETDDPRHFASLYIANGVTAVREMWGRPGLHRIRRKIQSGEILGPRMTIASPLFDGVPGLWSDVPDAPIVTISSPEQARRAVAEAIDSGADFIKVYSRLAPEAYRAVLAEAHRRDITVAGHRSDNVAFLEQIDSGQRSFEHMFGVWTATSSDVDRLEAALAGIETAPEFHLGSWLKQVSTVEWDAVASYDGATATSVFERLVAADVACTPTLAVHAVVDRPESIRLEDERMDYLVPGTPESWQFLTTHIYCGGGRSTAETAQHRDLLDWRRATVGAMDQAGVRILAGTDSVGPGLFPGFSLHFELEQLVAAGLTPLRALQCATLEPARFQGREQWSGTVRAGRVADLVILDADPSADIRNTQRIHAVVVDGYFVGPEERAGLLATAKEIAGAGR, from the coding sequence ATGACCGGTTCCGAAATTCACGCATATGTCGGCGCGACGGTGATCGACGCCACCGGCGCTCCGCCTCGACCCGACCAGACCGTGGTCGTCATCGACCGTGTGATCACCACGGTGGGACCCGCGGCGCAGGTTCCGATTCCGGTCGAGGCGCTGGTGCATGACCTCCGGGGCAAGTACCTGATCCCGGGTCTCACCGACATGCATGTGCACAGCGAGTCGGAGACGGACGACCCGAGACACTTCGCCAGTTTGTACATCGCCAACGGCGTGACCGCCGTCCGGGAAATGTGGGGCCGGCCCGGGCTGCACCGGATTCGCCGGAAGATCCAGTCCGGCGAGATTCTCGGTCCACGGATGACCATCGCCAGCCCGCTCTTCGACGGTGTGCCCGGCCTGTGGTCCGACGTCCCGGACGCACCGATCGTGACGATCAGCTCACCCGAACAGGCACGCCGAGCCGTGGCCGAGGCGATCGACTCCGGCGCGGATTTCATCAAGGTGTACTCGCGGCTCGCCCCCGAGGCCTACCGGGCCGTCCTCGCCGAGGCGCACCGGCGCGACATCACCGTAGCCGGTCATCGATCGGACAACGTGGCGTTCCTGGAGCAGATCGACTCCGGCCAACGCTCTTTCGAGCACATGTTCGGTGTCTGGACCGCGACATCATCGGATGTCGACCGGCTCGAAGCGGCGCTGGCCGGCATCGAGACCGCTCCGGAGTTCCACCTCGGCAGCTGGCTGAAGCAGGTCAGCACTGTCGAGTGGGACGCGGTCGCCTCGTATGACGGCGCCACGGCGACTTCGGTTTTCGAACGGCTCGTTGCCGCCGATGTCGCGTGCACACCGACCCTTGCCGTGCACGCGGTCGTCGATCGGCCCGAGTCGATTCGGCTCGAGGACGAGCGAATGGACTACCTGGTACCCGGTACTCCGGAGTCCTGGCAGTTTCTGACAACGCATATCTACTGCGGCGGCGGGCGGTCGACCGCGGAAACCGCACAGCATCGCGATCTACTCGATTGGCGGCGCGCGACCGTGGGCGCCATGGACCAAGCGGGGGTACGGATACTCGCCGGCACAGACTCCGTCGGCCCCGGCCTGTTTCCGGGTTTCAGTTTGCATTTCGAACTCGAGCAGCTCGTTGCCGCCGGTCTGACGCCCCTGCGGGCTCTGCAATGCGCGACCCTGGAACCTGCCAGGTTCCAGGGCCGCGAGCAGTGGTCCGGCACTGTCCGAGCGGGCCGGGTGGCGGATCTGGTGATCTTGGACGCCGACCCCTCGGCCGACATCCGCAACACCCAGCGAATCCACGCCGTCGTGGTCGACGGGTACTTCGTCGGACCGGAGGAGCGTGCCGGTCTGTTGGCGACCGCGAAGGAGATCGCGGGCGCCGGCCGCTGA
- a CDS encoding hemerythrin domain-containing protein, with product MDALTFLRGDHESVLGMLESLERGTPQSRRQQDLYSEMVTSLIIAESQHEAVEEQYFWPAVRRALPEGDELADTAIDQEDRAKVLLQELEQQPVGSDYFQALLTQFISAARAHITFEQDEVWPRFAAAQTPQELERLGQKMAAAKKLAPTRPHPDTPSDPAALKTAGLVAAAADKVRDMVRGRSRLNPPDPPAP from the coding sequence ATGGACGCGTTGACATTTTTGCGCGGGGACCACGAAAGCGTGCTGGGAATGCTGGAATCACTCGAGCGCGGCACTCCCCAGAGCCGGCGACAGCAGGATTTGTACTCCGAGATGGTGACGAGTCTGATCATCGCCGAGTCGCAGCACGAGGCGGTGGAGGAGCAGTACTTCTGGCCCGCGGTGCGCCGAGCGTTGCCCGAGGGCGATGAACTCGCCGACACCGCGATCGACCAGGAAGACCGGGCCAAGGTGCTGCTGCAGGAACTCGAGCAGCAGCCAGTCGGCAGTGACTACTTCCAGGCATTGCTGACGCAGTTCATCTCCGCCGCACGTGCGCACATCACCTTCGAGCAGGACGAGGTCTGGCCACGTTTCGCCGCGGCACAGACCCCGCAGGAGCTCGAGAGGCTGGGGCAGAAGATGGCCGCGGCCAAGAAGCTGGCACCGACCAGGCCACATCCGGACACGCCGTCGGATCCCGCCGCATTGAAGACAGCGGGCCTGGTGGCGGCGGCCGCGGACAAGGTGCGCGACATGGTGAGGGGGCGATCGAGGCTCAACCCACCCGATCCGCCCGCGCCCTGA
- a CDS encoding manganese catalase family protein, giving the protein MFVHNKDLQFEVRVERPDPRFATLLQEQFGGANGELKAAMQYFSQAFVLRRKHPKMYDLFMDIATEEFSHLEIVGSMITMLLDGLNDDLKQANEHCDWMPVIASADGREQAIHQVAVDPLFFGLRGGGPDVGNSAGVPWSGSYVNSNGEPSVDLRSNLAAESRAKIVYEYLKQFTDDPGVQDTLSFLMSREVAHFQQFTAALNELPVNFPPGVLPGDDRFQNLAFNMSDGAGSARGPWNEGQGPWPEGMEWHYIDDPSGEWLAGDERVNRGPEMNPEGAPAVQGSKPFTHEQHGPQ; this is encoded by the coding sequence ATGTTCGTCCACAACAAAGACCTTCAGTTCGAGGTTCGGGTGGAGCGGCCCGATCCACGCTTCGCGACCCTGCTGCAAGAGCAGTTCGGCGGCGCGAACGGCGAATTGAAGGCGGCGATGCAGTACTTCAGCCAGGCTTTCGTACTGCGGCGCAAACATCCGAAGATGTACGACCTGTTCATGGATATCGCGACCGAGGAATTCAGTCATCTCGAAATCGTCGGTTCGATGATCACCATGCTGCTCGACGGCCTCAACGACGACCTGAAGCAGGCCAACGAGCACTGTGACTGGATGCCGGTGATCGCCTCCGCCGACGGCCGTGAACAGGCGATTCACCAGGTCGCGGTGGACCCGCTGTTCTTCGGGCTGCGTGGCGGCGGTCCCGATGTCGGCAACTCCGCCGGTGTGCCCTGGTCGGGGTCCTACGTGAACTCCAATGGCGAGCCCTCGGTGGACCTGCGCAGCAACCTGGCCGCGGAGTCGCGCGCCAAAATCGTCTACGAATACTTGAAGCAGTTCACCGACGATCCCGGTGTGCAGGACACGTTGTCCTTCCTGATGAGCCGTGAGGTGGCGCATTTCCAGCAGTTCACTGCCGCACTCAACGAGTTGCCGGTGAATTTCCCGCCGGGAGTCTTGCCCGGCGACGACCGCTTCCAGAATCTTGCCTTCAACATGTCCGACGGCGCGGGCAGCGCGCGCGGCCCGTGGAACGAGGGGCAGGGACCGTGGCCCGAGGGCATGGAATGGCACTACATCGACGACCCGTCCGGGGAATGGCTTGCCGGTGACGAACGCGTCAACCGGGGCCCGGAAATGAACCCCGAAGGCGCGCCCGCGGTGCAGGGCAGCAAGCCGTTCACCCACGAACAGCACGGACCACAGTGA
- a CDS encoding TetR family transcriptional regulator C-terminal domain-containing protein, whose translation MPIELTPLSEMPGTVRDRLRDIVADWRAVRTAEVAAAQKVSTTADRPCEEIATVVIGISMAVNQEIQLLADRPTRTSGHAVRSPAAAVLTAPTSSPHEKNQARQSSGPPRASC comes from the coding sequence ATGCCTATCGAGCTCACCCCTTTGTCCGAAATGCCGGGAACGGTACGGGACCGGTTACGTGACATCGTCGCCGACTGGCGCGCCGTCCGCACCGCCGAAGTCGCTGCGGCACAAAAGGTGTCAACCACTGCGGATCGACCCTGCGAGGAGATCGCCACCGTAGTCATCGGCATTTCCATGGCGGTCAACCAGGAAATCCAACTGCTCGCCGACCGACCAACAAGGACGAGCGGCCATGCGGTGCGCAGCCCGGCTGCCGCTGTCCTGACAGCTCCGACTTCGTCGCCGCATGAGAAGAACCAGGCGAGGCAATCCTCCGGCCCGCCCCGCGCATCGTGCTGA
- a CDS encoding YciI family protein produces MKYVILIHSNPQPWGHPTGDYLPEYQAMSQEERDRVNSDFEKLLGEMHEKGELLTGEALGAPESSRLYRWSDGRPLVTDGPYSEAKEHLAGFFLIDVENHARAEQIAAQFAGPGETVELRPAMWPGGDDQ; encoded by the coding sequence ATGAAGTACGTCATCCTGATTCACTCCAATCCGCAACCATGGGGCCATCCCACCGGCGACTATCTGCCCGAATACCAGGCGATGTCCCAGGAGGAGCGCGACCGGGTCAACTCCGATTTCGAGAAGTTGCTCGGGGAGATGCACGAAAAGGGTGAGCTGCTGACGGGGGAGGCACTCGGAGCGCCGGAGTCCTCGCGGCTGTACCGGTGGAGCGACGGCAGACCACTGGTGACCGACGGTCCGTATTCGGAGGCCAAGGAGCATTTGGCGGGGTTCTTCCTGATCGACGTCGAAAATCATGCCCGCGCGGAGCAGATCGCCGCGCAGTTCGCCGGTCCCGGGGAAACCGTCGAATTGCGGCCCGCGATGTGGCCGGGCGGCGACGACCAGTGA
- a CDS encoding RNA polymerase sigma factor, which yields MSQRVVQDAWRRESPHVLAALLRRHGDLGDCEDAAQEAAEAATVQWVRDGVPANPRGWLIAVAARRLIDRVRADRARAGREEAVAAAQPSDAHSVPAVDQTADDSDDMLRMLVLCCHPALSRSSQVALTLHAVGGLGTGEIAAAYLVPPRTMAQRLTRARSTLRSAGAMFELPSPSELPARITSVLDVCHLLFTEGHTRSAGGALVDWSLTEEAIRLTRQLHSAIPEHDEVAGALALMLLTHARAATRSADGNLVPLAEQNRARWDRQLIAEGVGILERVLPRGHVGRFQLQAAIAAVHAEASDWERTDWPQISILYAMLDRVAPSPFVTLNRAVAVGMAVGPQHGLDLIAPLLDNTSMRRHHRTHVVRAHLLEMLGDRTAAVDSYRRAAQLATSVPEQRYLNDRLRRLADPERTSCE from the coding sequence GTGAGCCAACGGGTGGTGCAGGACGCGTGGCGGCGCGAGTCGCCGCACGTCCTGGCCGCCCTGCTGCGCCGGCACGGCGACCTCGGTGACTGTGAGGATGCCGCCCAGGAAGCGGCCGAGGCGGCGACGGTGCAGTGGGTTCGCGATGGGGTGCCCGCCAATCCGCGCGGTTGGCTCATCGCGGTGGCGGCACGGCGTTTGATCGATCGGGTGCGGGCCGACCGGGCGCGGGCCGGACGCGAAGAGGCCGTGGCCGCCGCACAGCCGAGCGACGCGCACTCGGTGCCGGCGGTGGATCAGACGGCAGACGACAGCGACGACATGCTGCGGATGCTGGTGCTCTGCTGTCATCCGGCTCTGAGCCGCTCTTCGCAGGTCGCGTTGACCCTGCACGCGGTAGGCGGATTGGGAACCGGTGAGATCGCCGCCGCCTACCTCGTTCCGCCACGCACCATGGCGCAACGTCTCACCCGGGCCCGGTCGACTTTGCGGTCGGCCGGTGCGATGTTCGAGCTACCGAGCCCCTCGGAGCTACCCGCGCGCATCACGTCCGTCCTCGATGTGTGCCATCTGCTGTTCACCGAGGGGCACACCCGTTCCGCCGGCGGCGCACTGGTGGATTGGAGCCTGACCGAGGAAGCGATTCGCCTGACCCGCCAATTACATTCCGCGATACCGGAGCACGACGAGGTCGCGGGAGCGCTGGCCCTCATGCTGCTCACGCACGCTCGAGCGGCGACCCGGTCCGCGGACGGCAACCTGGTACCGCTGGCCGAACAGAACCGTGCCCGGTGGGACCGGCAACTGATCGCGGAAGGCGTCGGCATCCTGGAGCGGGTCCTGCCGCGCGGCCATGTCGGCCGGTTCCAGTTACAGGCGGCGATCGCCGCGGTGCACGCGGAAGCATCCGACTGGGAGCGCACCGACTGGCCGCAGATCAGCATCCTCTACGCCATGCTCGACCGCGTCGCACCCAGCCCGTTCGTGACGCTCAACCGCGCCGTCGCGGTCGGCATGGCGGTCGGCCCACAACACGGTTTGGACCTGATCGCGCCCCTGCTCGACAACACGTCGATGCGACGTCACCATCGCACCCACGTGGTGCGCGCCCACCTGCTGGAAATGCTCGGCGACCGGACCGCCGCCGTCGACAGCTATCGCCGGGCCGCGCAACTCGCCACCAGCGTCCCCGAACAGCGGTACCTCAACGATCGTCTGCGTCGCCTCGCCGACCCAGAGCGCACATCGTGCGAGTAG
- a CDS encoding pyridoxamine 5'-phosphate oxidase family protein: protein MATWQQFASEAPELAAQVRSRFEAHKTHVLATLRRDGAPRVSGSEVEFIGPDLMFGSMPAARKADDLLRDGRCAIHAHPGDGDAKVSGVAVEITGPAKAPLGSPPGVLDFRLDLTEAVLTSVDAAAELLIVEHWRPGRGVTVTRRR from the coding sequence ATGGCGACATGGCAGCAGTTCGCGAGTGAGGCACCGGAGTTGGCCGCACAGGTGAGGTCTCGATTCGAGGCTCACAAGACACATGTACTGGCCACCCTGCGCAGGGACGGCGCGCCGCGGGTGAGCGGATCAGAAGTGGAGTTCATCGGCCCGGACCTGATGTTCGGCTCCATGCCCGCCGCGAGGAAGGCGGATGACCTGCTGCGGGACGGACGGTGCGCTATCCACGCTCATCCCGGCGACGGTGACGCCAAGGTCAGCGGTGTCGCGGTCGAGATCACCGGACCGGCCAAAGCTCCCCTCGGCTCGCCGCCCGGTGTCCTGGACTTCCGGTTGGACCTCACCGAGGCGGTTCTCACCTCTGTCGACGCGGCGGCGGAGTTGCTCATTGTCGAACACTGGCGTCCAGGTCGCGGTGTGACAGTCACCCGCAGGCGCTGA
- a CDS encoding LLM class flavin-dependent oxidoreductase produces MKIGVALPQMAPGYGPGTTLDWARRIDAGPFSSVSVGERVTFSNPEMVATLGACAAVTERVRVLANLWVLPQHPMAMVAQQIGTLDQLANGRLEVAVGVGGREHDYRALGADFKGRHQQLDDKVAELKSLLAGKPPFEGADPVGPPCVRPGGPIILAGAMGPKAMRRAARWADGISGFSIPGAAEQIAEVNELAERCWAEAGRTTTPRKVSGCFTALGGTDAPAALRSFTARYLGFLGPRTAEAVAASARASSPEVLAEILDGAERAGCDEFILVPAVTDLNFLEVATEVVAARP; encoded by the coding sequence ATGAAGATCGGTGTCGCGCTTCCGCAGATGGCTCCCGGCTACGGACCGGGTACGACGCTCGACTGGGCCCGGCGGATCGACGCGGGCCCGTTCTCGAGCGTTTCGGTGGGCGAGCGGGTGACGTTCTCGAACCCGGAGATGGTGGCGACGCTGGGCGCTTGCGCCGCGGTGACCGAGCGGGTGCGGGTCCTGGCGAATCTTTGGGTGCTGCCGCAGCACCCGATGGCGATGGTCGCCCAGCAGATCGGCACCCTCGACCAGCTCGCCAACGGCCGCCTCGAGGTAGCCGTAGGCGTCGGCGGTCGCGAACACGACTATCGCGCTCTCGGAGCCGACTTCAAGGGACGGCACCAGCAACTCGACGACAAGGTCGCCGAATTGAAGTCACTGCTGGCGGGCAAGCCGCCGTTCGAGGGCGCGGATCCGGTCGGGCCGCCGTGCGTGCGGCCGGGCGGGCCGATCATCCTGGCCGGTGCGATGGGTCCGAAGGCGATGCGCCGGGCGGCGCGGTGGGCCGACGGTATCTCCGGCTTCAGCATCCCCGGCGCCGCCGAGCAGATCGCCGAGGTGAACGAACTCGCCGAGCGGTGCTGGGCCGAGGCCGGTCGTACGACCACCCCGCGCAAGGTCAGCGGCTGCTTCACCGCCCTGGGCGGCACCGACGCACCCGCTGCGCTGCGCTCCTTCACCGCTCGCTACCTCGGCTTTCTCGGACCCAGGACGGCCGAGGCGGTCGCCGCCTCGGCGCGGGCGTCGAGCCCCGAGGTGCTCGCCGAGATCCTCGACGGTGCGGAGCGGGCCGGGTGCGACGAGTTCATCCTGGTTCCGGCCGTCACCGACCTGAACTTCCTCGAGGTGGCGACCGAGGTGGTGGCCGCACGGCCTTGA
- a CDS encoding DUF222 domain-containing protein, producing the protein MKIHSTALAPDARTSGWAELADVDLLRILVETERRRRQLDAAMRAAVAEAERRDLAADTGYRDTVELLTDLLRISAHEARRRIEYAAPQVRARSRKVWRVLAAAS; encoded by the coding sequence GTGAAAATACATTCGACCGCGCTGGCGCCGGATGCTCGAACGTCAGGCTGGGCCGAACTGGCCGATGTGGACCTGCTGCGTATCCTCGTCGAAACCGAGCGCCGCCGAAGGCAGCTGGATGCCGCCATGCGCGCGGCCGTCGCCGAAGCCGAGCGCCGTGACCTCGCCGCGGACACCGGGTATCGGGACACCGTGGAGCTTTTGACCGATCTGCTGCGGATCAGTGCGCACGAAGCGCGCCGGCGAATCGAATACGCGGCTCCACAGGTCCGCGCGCGTTCCAGAAAAGTGTGGCGGGTGCTGGCGGCAGCGAGTTGA
- a CDS encoding DUF1761 family protein, with translation MNIAAGIVIAAVVSFVISAVLYAAPPVAALVARTSAPRPGLGLPVQMASVVLRGLVAAAVLATLLLAGDRHGAGAGAALGAIVAILPVTILSGAIVHENVPIPTALVHMADWILKLVVSGAVLGLFI, from the coding sequence ATGAATATCGCAGCGGGAATCGTCATCGCGGCGGTTGTCTCCTTCGTCATCAGTGCCGTGTTGTACGCGGCGCCCCCGGTCGCCGCGCTGGTGGCACGGACGAGTGCGCCACGGCCCGGGCTCGGCCTGCCGGTGCAGATGGCGTCCGTGGTGCTGCGTGGCTTGGTGGCGGCCGCGGTGCTGGCCACCCTGCTGCTCGCCGGAGACCGGCATGGCGCCGGGGCCGGGGCGGCCCTGGGCGCGATCGTCGCGATACTTCCGGTGACCATTCTCAGCGGCGCGATCGTCCACGAGAACGTTCCGATCCCGACCGCCCTGGTGCACATGGCGGACTGGATCCTCAAGCTGGTCGTCAGCGGTGCCGTGCTCGGACTGTTCATCTGA
- a CDS encoding TetR/AcrR family transcriptional regulator, whose amino-acid sequence MNSPEGRRGRPRGKSGAELLAVAREVFLEFGFAGTSMDEIAARAGISKASLYREHPSKAGLFAAVVADWTTAGRHAMRPALARLEAAEDIREGLLAWARGLLAGVLSSTVVEMRRLVTAEAARQPAVGRTYLHQSWIRNIADLAETLRVLDARGMLRIPDPEAAAEQLTWLVVGAPLNARMLDPTATPTDTADAAVDLFLAAYDRV is encoded by the coding sequence ATGAACTCTCCCGAGGGACGCCGGGGCCGACCGCGCGGCAAATCCGGCGCCGAACTGCTGGCCGTCGCCCGCGAGGTATTTCTGGAGTTCGGTTTCGCGGGAACGTCGATGGACGAGATCGCCGCGCGTGCCGGGATTTCCAAGGCCTCGCTCTATCGCGAACACCCCTCGAAGGCAGGTCTGTTCGCCGCGGTTGTGGCGGATTGGACAACCGCCGGCCGGCATGCGATGCGGCCGGCCCTCGCACGGCTCGAGGCGGCCGAGGATATCCGCGAGGGACTACTGGCCTGGGCGCGAGGTCTGCTGGCGGGTGTTCTCTCGTCGACCGTGGTCGAAATGCGCCGCCTGGTGACCGCCGAGGCGGCCCGTCAGCCCGCGGTCGGAAGAACCTATCTGCACCAGAGTTGGATCAGGAACATCGCCGATCTCGCCGAGACGCTCCGGGTACTGGACGCCCGCGGCATGCTGCGGATCCCTGATCCCGAGGCGGCCGCCGAACAACTCACCTGGCTGGTTGTCGGCGCACCGCTGAACGCTCGGATGCTCGACCCCACCGCGACGCCGACCGATACGGCCGATGCGGCGGTCGACCTGTTCCTGGCTGCTTACGATCGGGTGTAA
- a CDS encoding GAF and ANTAR domain-containing protein, with protein sequence MSAFAEVTTRFLTVLQQGDYRMSELCTAAAEVLSIERAAIAIDELDAGLQAWCATDSTAAAIEEVQAALGEGPGVTAIEDSSPVLVRDLRADNKRWPAFLGVLADRRINGSMLALPLQLGVVRLGVLDLYCARPRDLDRNTLAAGLHVADLVTTLLLSSSPRSGGGPARDSGGRVCEVTPLRDLLLTDQAATETGGGFEWWWQAGAANRAVHQAAGIVIAQAGASARGAYALLRGYAYGQGLSLTEVAERVVARRLRFGPENI encoded by the coding sequence ATGTCCGCATTCGCCGAGGTGACCACCCGATTCCTGACGGTTCTTCAGCAGGGGGACTATCGGATGAGCGAGTTGTGCACCGCTGCGGCGGAGGTGCTTTCGATCGAGCGAGCCGCGATCGCGATCGACGAGCTGGACGCGGGTCTGCAAGCGTGGTGCGCCACCGACAGCACCGCCGCCGCTATCGAAGAAGTACAAGCCGCGCTGGGCGAGGGCCCCGGTGTGACCGCGATCGAAGACAGCTCCCCGGTCCTGGTCCGGGACCTGCGCGCCGACAACAAGCGGTGGCCGGCATTTCTCGGTGTCCTCGCCGACCGGAGGATCAACGGCTCGATGCTCGCGCTGCCGTTGCAACTCGGGGTCGTGCGGTTGGGTGTGCTCGATCTCTACTGCGCCCGACCGCGCGATCTGGACCGGAACACCCTCGCCGCGGGACTGCACGTCGCCGACCTGGTGACCACGCTGCTGCTCTCCAGCAGTCCGCGAAGCGGCGGCGGGCCCGCCCGCGATTCCGGGGGACGCGTCTGTGAGGTTACGCCGCTCCGTGATCTCCTACTGACCGACCAGGCTGCCACCGAAACAGGTGGCGGGTTCGAGTGGTGGTGGCAGGCCGGGGCCGCCAACCGCGCTGTCCACCAAGCCGCCGGCATAGTGATCGCCCAAGCCGGTGCCTCGGCTCGGGGCGCTTACGCCCTGCTGCGGGGATACGCCTACGGGCAAGGGCTTTCGCTGACCGAGGTCGCCGAGCGGGTCGTGGCCCGCCGGTTGCGGTTCGGTCCCGAGAACATCTGA